Below is a genomic region from Mustela lutreola isolate mMusLut2 chromosome 1, mMusLut2.pri, whole genome shotgun sequence.
gTATGTGACATGAGCTAAAACATAGGGCCATTGGTCATAAAACAATCCATATATTTGCAGATTTGCTGAAAGAATAAATGGTGACAAAAGTACTTTTGCTTTGGAGTACTTCTTAGGTCAGTAAAAGTGATTGACAGTGCCACATAAGTAAAGGTTCCTGACTAAGGACTGGAACGTCTCATTTTAAGTTTTGTACAGAGTCGTCTATTGGATTTTAGCATTTTATAGTCTTGAAATGTTCTCAATCATTAAATTTATGAGGCAGAATGCTTCTTCCTAATAACTGTTTGAACTGGCTTATTCTTTCCAAAGGTAGGGTACTTTGGAAGCacaaatactaataaaaattaaatcttcaaaagaatTGACAGAGCACTGCTGGCTGTGGGGTTTTTAAACTggtagtttttaagtttttggttttttgtattAAGGGCAGTTCCCACTATCAGTTGATGCAGTTAGGAGAAATTAACTCCTTATCGGATAGTTTATACACTTGATGTTTCTTTAATTGGAAATGGAACTGGCAGAAAGATAGTTTAAAGTTACTTAGAGAACCACCCTGACTTCCACCTAATCTTTGATATAGCCATGGAAGAAGGTACCATTTTGGGGTAATACAATGTAACCAGCCTGAGGAGAATCACTTGCAGAAACCATCTGGTCAGATAATTGGTTCATAGATATTGTCTTACTGGTCCCTAAGGGTTatttttcaacttattttaagtgtattttgtCAGTTCCTGCAGAGGCTAATGATGTGTGAAAACTTCCCCTTTCAGTACCTTTTTAAGGAACTTTGTAGTctagaggaagaggaaaatataAGTTACATAAGTGTGTTGGGTTCTAATAACTGTTGTATAGAAAGGTATAAAAGAAGGGCAACAAGCATATTGAACTAAACAAAGAGAAGGCTGTATTATCTTTTTAAGGATGTTTAAACTTGAGATGGATGGTACAGTGTAGGTAAGGTCCTAGAGATGAAGAAGATAAGGATACAGGTAAGAATATTTCAAGTGGGAGAAAAAGGAGAtgtgtgaaatattttaagtccAGTAGGGAGAGCATATGGAGAAGAGGTGGAAGATGAGACCAGCTATATTGGTTTGAAGGAGACCATAAAGCACCTTTTGTGCTTAGGAGTTTGCACTTTTATCTTGAAAGCTATGCTAGATTTCAAGCAGGAATGTAACTTGTGTTTTAGGACAACTTCAGCATTAGGGTAAGggataaattagaagaaaaaaaccagagTGAAGGCAGGAATATCAAAAGTGAGCCATtgctataatataatataaacaaaagaTCGTAAGATCATGAACAAAGGGAGGTAGTGGCAGGCAGTGGGCATAAAAGAGGAAGCTAGTTTGAGATTTTAAGGATCTTTAAGATTAATAACTACTTTGATCAGTGATGAGTTACTGGTTTGTGGTTTGAGTTTTGGACACAGGAGACATCTAAGGATAAATATTTATAggctttttatataaattatatatatatatatatatatatatatcctggaATTAATAACTAGAGAATTAAATTAATAACTAGAGAAAAATTCAAGATTTAACCAAAATAAGTATGAGTCAGGAGATAGAAGCAAAAGATGGATGGAGTGGGGGGAATACCAAGACTTTATGATTGCCCTGGGGGAGGAATACTGACACTGAGAAAGAATGACTTTGGACTGATCGTAGTTAAAACCAGTAGAAGGTGTCTAAAGAGATAGGTTATAAATCCAGAATTTATACTGGATTTCTAAGACTTGGGTGATGTTACAGAttaaagtattctttttctttttttgttttctgtttgcttttagtTTATAGTAAATTTGATAATAGAGCTTCAGTTTTTTAGATAGCATACTTTGGTTTGGTTACCTCTGGATCTTGTGGTTTTACCAGTTTTTCCTCTTTGAGTTGATGAAATTGTAGTGTTAAATTGtaacactgaaatattttcatcCCTGAGTTCTTAAATTTGGCTTTCCCTAAATCTTACCATCAGATTGCCTTTATTTAGAGGCAGTCAGATACGGTCCTTCTGATTGTATGAAACTTGGaatgaaaacttaaaactttggtaatttggttttataaaaactTCTACTGTTCAGGAGTACTGTGTAACCATTTTCCATATTAGTCTGTTTTGTAAAACTATGCCATTTGAAGCATCTATTCCCAGTTAATGTAGCTGTTAACAAAGGAATGTTATTTAATTCAGATCATattctgtgctttattttttctatactttttatATGCTGCTTTGCAGTCTTAgttttttgaatttaaattttttaggcAATATGAAAAGACTTTGAAGTAAGAAGGACTCAAGATGTAGTTCTTTGATTATATTAGTTATATGTTTCTTTGAACTTCATTCTTAATCAGTAAATTGTCATTTTTCCTTCAAGTTGCTGGTATGCCCTGTTCATTTTTCATAATGTTTGCAACATTTTATTGCATGTCTCTTCACCAGAACACTTACCCACCAATGTAAGAAATTGTTCTTTGTGTCCCTTATACATACCTGATCTGTAGAAcaattaaggttttgtttttttgttttttttgttttttttttttttttaagattttatttatttatttgacagagatcacaggtaggcagaggcaggcagagagagaagggaagcagggtccctgctgagcagagagcccgatgtagggcttgatcccaggactttggaatctctgacctgagccgaaggcagaggctttaacccactgagccacccaggcaccccaagttaaggtttttttttttttttttttttaaagatttatttatttatttgacagagagaaatcacaagtaggcagagaggcaggcagagagagaggaggaagcaggctccctgctgagcagagagcccgatgcgggactcgatcccaggaccctgagatcatgacctgagccaaaggcagcggcccaaccactgagccacccaggcgcccaagttaaggtttttttaaaaaatatttatctgttaGAACGAGCAAGCAcgagcagggtgagggacagagggagaagcaggctctctgatgagcagggaacctgacgcggggctctcgaggctccatcccagcactctaggatcatgacctgagccacaaagatgcttaacaggctgagccacccaggtgtcctaagaaCTGAGTTAGATTAATTCAGTTATTGTTTAACTGTTTTACAGAGGGCTCGGAATTAAATGAGCTGTATTAAGTGTCAGatctggaaaaatttttttactttcctgACATCCAGAATGGGCATAATAAAAGGCTTATAATTAGCACTATGTACATACTGTCTGTAATGGAGAGGAGTAGATGTTGGTAATAACTGAATTACCGTGAATTTTTAAAGACATCACCAGGTGACGACTTTGCATATCCAGAAGCAGTTATGCAGTTACTATGTTTGACCCTAAAGGTTTTAATGAGGTCACTGTCTTTTTCATCATTCACTGATCCCATATTGACCAGTGATCTTCATAAGACCTGGGTTCCCAGTCTTGGTTCTTCTGCCACAAATTATTCAAGTCCCATTTGTATCTAGCCGTAAAATGGGAATACAGTGTTACCTTTTTCCTGGTATTGGTTAAACTAAATGTAAAATTCTAGCAAGTTACTTATGTACTAACATTGTATAATATTAAGAGAGTTCTTCATACTCAGATTATATAATAAGCAAAATAACAAAGGAGGAAGAGTGATGCTATAGCTTGAAAATTTCTGTTCTCTGTTGAAGTGGCAGAGCAgttccacattgttttccagatTTGTAATCCTGTTCATTAATTTGTTGTGGAGAATGccagtctgcttaagactcttcccctccctcctgcgCTTGcatgcgcatacacacacactctctctctctctctctctctctctcaaaacttcaaaaaaaattgtggttttaAATGAGAATTTTGAGGGATGTCGGGCTGaatcagttggaagaacatgtgactcttgatgtcaggatcatgagtttgagccccatgttgggtatagagatgatctaaataaatgttttaaaaaatgaaggttttGAGGAGCCAGATGGGAATTAAACTTGTTAAAAAcctatttgggggcgcctgggtagcttagtcgttaagcatctgccttcggctcaggtcacatgTTTGTGGTagcctctcactgtgtctctctctgtcaaataaataaacaaaaacaaaactattttgtttctgttttgcttctgTTGAAGGTAGTTACAGGTTAACCTGCAATAGCCAACATTTTGGGTTGCTAAAGTGACGAGTGGTGTGTTGAGGTGCAAAGCCATATATTTGTATATGGCTgtcattttcagaaataaatataagACCTTTTTTCAAATTCAGGTTTgatatataatactgtatgtagACCTTATTGCTAAGTATACTTTTCCTTTGTGAAAATAAGGATCTAGAACATTTGGTTTCTGGttaatttttcagttctttggtgCCTTAAATAAAATGGGATCTAACTAAATAAGGGTTCATTGTTCTGTAAGAAATTTTGATTGTGGTGTTTTAGTAATGTGAACTGAATTGTGGAATGATTTGTATTCTCTCTTGCAGCATAAACAGGTAATCTTGTTTCATGTTAAAGAAATGcttagaaaatagaaatgttaCGTGCATTATTTAGCATTAGTATTTTAAATACCAGAGTTaagcaaatttttcttttcaccaGAATGACAGCCCATATCAAGGCGGTGTATTCTTTTTGACAATTCATTTTCCTACAGACTACCCCTTCAAACCACCTAAGGCaagtatttacccccaaaatccATTAGTAAATAAGATCTGTGCAATATTTCAGAGGAGTAGAATATTCTTAGAAATCAAGGTTCTACATACGTAAGGCTAAATTGGGGTATGTACATGTAGTGACTAGGAGTCAGTAATACAGTAATACAGAATGATGACTTTTAACCTTTAGTTAAGAGAGCAGTTAGGCCTGGATTTGAACTTTGTAAATGGAGATAAGAACTGACTTATCCTTAATGTTGCAGGACTCTGATACATTATGTGGAAGgttttttccactgtttattaTGCTCATAGAGATGCGTATTATTAACCTTTGTAGTAGTAGGCTTCAAGTATTAGCTTCCTGTGCATTTGCCCATATTGTTGAAGCCTGTGCTATATTTGTTAGGGTTTACATTGTCTGTCAGGGGGTCGCATTTGCATATATGACAATAAATCTGTCAAAACTTAGAGTTGCTTGATGCACTAAGGTGACTGGTCAACAGTTATTAAAAACATAAGGTCTTGACTTTCAGAACAGTTAATGGAAAGCAAACCTATATGAATTCAACATAGAAATAACAAAACATTGGCACTTCAGCAATCTTTGCAGTCCCATTATAGGTGCAGTGTAATAGTTACTTCAGATGAAACACTTTCATGATTCAGATTTGTATTTTATGTACAGTGGAAATGCAGACTAAAACACATACTTTTGTAACTTGATACTTTAAATAAGTTGGTCTGTAAATTTTGTTTACAATCtgaagttcctttattttttaatgaatattgatTACTGTTAACTATGTTCTTTTGATACTCCTGACATGGTAGAGCCAAAGTTAACCTTCAGAATATGCCATCatatcattaaataataaaatttttgccCCAaagttatgttttttattttaagtaaagagAGGGAGGTCCTGGAAGATCTTGATCAGAATATACAAAccagtttctgtaatttttagtctttttatatGTATTAGTAGGTTTTagccatttgagagagagagagagagtgtgtgtgtgtgtgtgtgtgtgtgagtcacACAGTATTGTAAGCCTTGCTTAAAAGTCTTCTGTTTCAGATTAGGATGCTTATTTTCACttgggaaaaataacatttttatttattttaggttgcATTTACAACAAGAATTTATCATCCAAATATTAACAGTAATGGCAGCATTTGTCTCGATATTCTAAGATCACAGTGGTCTCCTGCTTTAACTATTTCTAAAGGTAAAGTACTTTTAGAGAAAGAGCCCTGAGCTCCTCTGATTTTCAAATTAAAGGAGTTTcattggggcttctgggtgggtcagtcagttgggcatctgccttgggctagagttggggttctgggatcaagccccatgttgggcttcttgctcagtggggagcctccttctcttgctccccctgcttgtgtgcccatGCTCCCTCACTCACTGtttcagtcaaataaatgaataaaatcttaaaaaaaataaagttccattTTGGGCCTACTTCCATTTTATGCCAATATTTTGGTAAGAggtggagaagggaaaaaaagttacATCTATTTGTGCTTTTAGCAGTATTGATTAAAGACTTTGTGGgaaaaagttaaaattcaaaTTCGAATATTGgcattatttgcaaataatagtTAAGTTTTTTAATAGATTTCTGTAGTATTTTTGAATCCTAGGCCACTCCCATCTCAACTCCCGCTTCTGCTTTTTATAAAATGGTAGatctgaggttttttgttttcttaaagattttatgtatgtattttacagagatcacaagtaggcagagaggcagaagagagagaggaggaagcaggcatgcttcccaggaccctgggatcatgacctgagccgaaggcagaggctttaacccactgagccacccaggcgccccagatctgaTGTTTAATAGAACTTTTAAATCTTGGTTTCCGTTATAAGAAAATTCTGGTTTTGCATTCTTGTGTTTCTTACAGTATTTTTTAGGTAAAAAGGCTTTTAAAGCAACTTGGGTAGTGTTGTTTAATAGATTGTTCCTACCTAGTAATAAGCTAAAATTAGAGTCTTGGAAATGTTGCTAGAGTAATTCTGGTCTTCTACTTTTAATAAGGGTCCATTAGGTGTCATCTCAAATAGGTTATCCAGTCTCCACATGAATATCCCAGATAAGAGATTGAGTGCCTtcatctttcttccattttgaatgACTATGGTGGCTtttgtcacccccccccccacacacacacacacacaaatgaccTACAACAAACTGCATAATGGGAAGTTGGCCTTCCAGTAAATTTTGTGTTTTGGTGTTGATGTAGCATTCCTTAGTACAAAAAATGAGGGTTTTATACTGTTACTAATTAAGACAGTGTTTCAAATATGTTTGTACAATGAATTTGAAATTActcttagagaagaaaaaaatcagttttggtGAATGCTGCTGTAATTTCGAGTGTGACATAAATTTAGATGTTTTTCACCTTTTTGGGATACATTCCAGTTCCCTTGCAAATCAAGCTCTCTTAATACCACAGTACAGTACAGATACTATATAGATACAGTATCAAGAGTATCTTAATACTAGGTTCCAGGTTTATCACTTTTGGGAATAAAACTCAACACTGTGTTCCCTTTATATGTGCTCtcctgccttttggctgtaataCATTACATTAGTACTGTCTTTCATGGTAATGTtatctttgaagatttttataaCTACTCTGAgcttttatatgttaaaattttaaaacatttttgcagtgtctggcacatagcaggaGTACAGATTGAATTAGATACATGCTATGTGGTGCTTTATATCTTTCTAAGTTCATATATTGAATAGGTCAAGGTAAGAACTAGAGTTGAGAAGACTCACTGAGTTAATAGAGCTAGATCTCCATATTGATTTaatgagtactgttagtttataaATTCAAGGAGTGAAACAGTGGAGCAGTTGGGAGTTTTTGTGAATATCCCTGAGTGTAGGGCAAagattggttttttcttttttcttttttcttttttttttttctttttaaatctttaagtaATTGCTGctctcaacatggggcttgaacccacaatccccaagatgaagagtcacacactatcctgactgagccagctggctCCCAGAGGATGGATTTTTTTCATCATGCCTAACAGCTGAGAATAATATAATACTGCACAGGTGTTCTGCATATGCTTTGTTAGATTTCCTCCCTTCATAGTACCAAGAAACTCCAGTTACTTAAATTTTAatgccacttttaaaaaatgattattaataaACTGATATAGCATCATTTGAATATCTGAGAACTCCTGAGTTGGGCAGAATTTTTTTATAGCTAGTCAGTACTAAATTTGATCCCAACAAAACTCTGTTTTTAGCATTCCTTATCTACTAGGAGTTTATCTCCTATGAAGCAAAATCTCTATACAGACTTGTTTCATTGACATTAAGATACAGGCTAAAAAATCTTTTGAGGATTGAGGTTTTtaataatatgattttaaatatacttttatttatccAAATTCCCAATGCTGggtaacagactttttttttttttttttttaatttgcagttcttttatccatttgttcaCTGCTATGTGATCCAAACCCAGATGACCCCCTAGTGCCAGAGATTGCACGGATCTATAAAACAGACAGAGATAAGTAAGTATATAGTagttaaaggaaataatatagaGTGATGTAATGAGCTAGGCTTACACTCTGTTGTAAGTTGTGGCAGTGCCAAGAAGATTTGATGGTTTATTTCTGATAAGATAATAAAGTGTACAGAAAGGTAGTTTTTGAAatgggatatttttaaaatagtttttagttTATGTGACAGTGAATAGCCTGTCTAAAACGTTCTATTTTTCTAACATGGTCATTGCTTTGTCACTAAGTTtctgggaagaaagcaaaaattttcCTTACCCCAATTacgtttttaaaacaaatactggTACTGTCAAAATTTATCTGAATTTCTCAAATACTTGAATTATCTTTGTGTACAACTCCACCATTATAACTTTGTTGTATGTTGTAATTAACGCTAAGTATACTTGTTCAATTAGGTACAATAGGTTAGCAAGAGAGTGGACAGAGAAATACGCTATGTTGTAGGGTAAGAGGATCTGCACTCTATGGTGCGCTTATTCATGGTACTGCCAGCACTCGAGTGCTGCATGTTTTAAGGCACTGTATTAACTAACAAAAGGTAACGTGacagtttttttaaaactgtacagTTAACTGCTTGATCTGTTTAGTGTGAAAGTATACCCAGTAGTCATTATTGCTTGAGAAAATTTTTGCATGGCAAAGCAGTTATATATAGCAGAAGTAAGAAATTAAAGTTTAAGTAGTATCTTTCTCAAACTACCATGATATTTACATTCTAAATTTGGTATATTTTAACCTTTATACCAGTACTACATGGAATGTGGTGATTTAGTTCAAATTTGGCCCAGAAATAATATAAGGGGAAGATACTTTTTTAATAAAGTCTCTACGCAtctaaattaaatattcattactGACAAGCATGCATTAATATCAGCTATACTTTGTGTGGCTCCGTGTATGCTAAATGAAACCTTTGTTTCAAAGTGCTGGCTTTTTGAGAGGGTGTCTTTAAATAAGGTAACCATGAATGGTAGAAAGAACTTCTGTATGCCGAAGTTTAGAAAAATGGTTGAACCATGTTTAGTTCTTGGTTTGAAATGAAGCTAGTTAATATTTTACAAAGTGTAAACcagaaatacaaatctaaaagTTCTCTTGTGCCCTTTGATGTATATTTACTTCTTAAAGTTCTCACTATAATTTTTGGTAAGTAGCCTATGGCATGGATGTAATACAGGGAGAAATTGATAGCATTTGTCAATATTAGTGATGTTCCTCAGTAATAAATAACCTTGCTTGTGTGTGAATTATCTGTTGATCTTTTAAATAGATGCCCCCAAATTGTACCCCTAGTGGAAATTCCCATTTATCTGGTCTTAAGTGGGGCTTGTTAGCTCCAGTCACCACCCTTTCTCAAAGTAACACATAAGTGTTCTAATTAACACATACATACCAGTCCCACCCACATCCctcttgaaaattctttttttttccaccctccccagtgtctaatCTTCTACCTGTGCTTAACTCTCAAAGGTATTTTCTGATTACTCAAGCTCTAGTAATTTCTCAAGGTGTAGGATTCAGATAAAATTGTTTGGTTCCAGCTTTGATGGAAATTTTATAGATGGTTCAGAATCTGTGTTGCACTCTGACATAAGTCCATTATAAActgtaaaatacttttttaatgttaaaatttgtTGTAATGGATACTAATTACAGAATTTCTAATAGAACATTTAACTCAGTGGTAGGGGAGAGAAAATTGGTCTTTGATTTTTGTTAGCCTCCCCAATCTCAGTGTCCCCTTATTGTGTCTATTAAAACACTTTCAGTGTATTGGAACATTGTATTAGAAGCATAAGGCTTCCGTTTCCCACATTGCTTTTTTTCCTAGTTGGCTTTCTAATCATAACCCTGAGAGATGACTCCATGATGAGTCTGGAGATAAAACAGAAATCTTTCCTTTTAAGTATTAAgaa
It encodes:
- the UBE2D3 gene encoding ubiquitin-conjugating enzyme E2 D3 isoform X4; this translates as MAKRCLTLELSDLARDPPAQCSAGPVGDDMFHWQATIMGPNDSPYQGGVFFLTIHFPTDYPFKPPKVAFTTRIYHPNINSNGSICLDILRSQWSPALTISKVLLSICSLLCDPNPDDPLVPEIARIYKTDRDKYNRISREWTQKYAM
- the UBE2D3 gene encoding ubiquitin-conjugating enzyme E2 D3 isoform X3 translates to MALKRINKELSDLARDPPAQCSAGPVGDDMFHWQATIMGPNDSPYQGGVFFLTIHFPTDYPFKPPKVAFTTRIYHPNINSNGSICLDILRSQWSPALTISKVLLSICSLLCDPNPDDPLVPEIARIYKTDRDKYNRISREWTQKYAM
- the UBE2D3 gene encoding ubiquitin-conjugating enzyme E2 D3 isoform X2, with the translated sequence MAKRCLTLELSDLARDPPAQCSAGPVGDDILFCISLVFHWQATIMGPNDSPYQGGVFFLTIHFPTDYPFKPPKVAFTTRIYHPNINSNGSICLDILRSQWSPALTISKVLLSICSLLCDPNPDDPLVPEIARIYKTDRDKYNRISREWTQKYAM
- the UBE2D3 gene encoding ubiquitin-conjugating enzyme E2 D3 isoform X1, with translation MALKRINKELSDLARDPPAQCSAGPVGDDILFCISLVFHWQATIMGPNDSPYQGGVFFLTIHFPTDYPFKPPKVAFTTRIYHPNINSNGSICLDILRSQWSPALTISKVLLSICSLLCDPNPDDPLVPEIARIYKTDRDKYNRISREWTQKYAM